AAGGTACAGGAACCCGTGTTCGACGATATGGTATCACTGCAGATGTGGGTGGAAAAACCGGTACAACAAACCGTAATTCTGATGGTTGGTTTATGGGCTTTACTCCTTCATTAGTATCAGGTTGCTGGGTCGGTGGAGAAGATCGGGATATTCATTTTGATACCATGACTTATGGACAAGGTGCTGCTATGGCATTGCCTATTTGGGCTATTTATATGAATAAAGTTTATGCTGATAAATCATTAGGGTATTCTCAAGATGAGAAATTTAATATCCCTGAAGATTTTGATCCTTGCGGTGCTGACACTGATAGAGAAGACAGCATACCGGTTGACGGTGGCATTGATGATTTATTTAAATAGACTCTATGCCAAATTGTATTATCTGCTTAGGTAGCAATGACTTTGAAAAAAGAGAAAAGTTGTGCTTTGCGAGAAAGAGGTTATCGGAATTATTTCCGTCTGTTTGCTTTGCGGATGAATGCGATACGGAACCTATATCTTTAACCAATCCTAATTGGTTTTTAAATCAACTAGCTTCGTTTTATACAGATAAAGAAATACCTGAGGTAATTGTTGAACTGAAGGATATTGAGAGCAAAGCAGGTAGGACTACTGCTGATAAAGCACTGGAAATCATTAAATTAGATATTGATTTATTGATCTATGGTGATCTTGTTTTAAAGCCAGAGGATATGACACGTCAATATGTTATTGATGGAGTCCGACAACTGCATAATAATAAATAAACTTATATATTATAGATATGAGATTTTTAGGAATAATTCCTGCTAGATATGCTTCTACGCGTTTCCCTGCTAAACCTTTAGCTCTTTTGGGTGGGAAAACAGTTATACAAAGGGTTTATGAACAAGTCTCCGGAGTGTTAGATGATACTTGTGTGGCTACTGACGATGAACGAATAGAGGCTGTTGTAAAAGCGTTTGGAGGAAAGGTGGTGATGACTTCTCCTGCTCACAGAAGTGGTACGGATCGTTGTTATGAAGCGTATCGTAAAATAGGTGAGACTTTTGATGTGATTGTAAATATTCAGGGAGATGAACCTTTTATACAGGCTGAGCAATTGGAAGCTATTAAAGGATGCTTTACTGACAAAACGACACAAATTGCTACTTTGGTAAAGCCTTTCACTGCAGAAGATACTTTTGAAGCTTTGGAAAATGTCAATTCTCCCAAAGTTGTGCTTAACAGGAATATGAATGCACTCTATTTTAGCCGTTCTATCATTCCGTTTCAGCGAAATGCGGAAAGAATGGATTGGTTGAAAAATCATACTTACTACAAACATATCGGATTGTATGCTTATCGTTCGAAGGTGTTGCAAGAGATAACTTCTCTTTCTCAATCGTCACTGGAAGTAGCTGAATCTTTAGAACAATTGCGTTGGTTGGAGAATGGATATACCATTAAAGCTGGCATAACAGAAGTAGAAACAATTGGTATTGATACTCCTGATGATTTAAGAAGAGCAGAAGAGTTTCTATTAAAAATGAATGGATAAAAGAAGTATGAACAGAACACTCCAACCAACAGTATATTCACTTGAACAAATAGATATTCAACGTCCTGTAGAAGAGCGTATGCCAAATGGCGTTCCCTTAAATATCATTCATTGTGGAAAACAGGAAGTCGTGCGTTTGGATATTGTTTTTGAAGGAGGTAGATGGCAACAGGAACGAAAATTGCAAGCTCTTTTCACAAACCGTATGTTGCGAGAGGGTAGCTGTACTTATACATCTGCTGAGATCGCTAATAAACTTGATTATTATGGTTCTTGGCTGGAACTATCCACTTCTATGGAGCATTCTTTTATTACTTTGTATTCTTTGAATAAATACTTTAAAGAGACATTGGGGATAATAGAATCGCTGATTAAAGAACCTCTTTTCCCTGAGAAAGAGTTTTCAACGGTAGTGGAAACTAACATACAAAGTTTCTTGATAAATTCATCTAAGGTTGATTATCAGGCTTATCGTAGTTTGATGATGAATGTTTTTGGTGAAGAACATCCTTGTGGGAAAATGGTTTCTGAACAAGATTATAGAACGATTAATACAAATTCGCTTCGTGATTTTTATGAAAGATATTATCACTCGGAAGGGTGTCGTCTTTTTATTTCCGGCTTGGTTACTGACGAAATTCTAAATGAGATTAACAGAGCCTTTGGACGAGAGACTTTCGGAAAGAAAAAACTTTTTTTGGCCGATAGAAAAGAGTATACTATCCATACTTCTCCTGAAAAACGTTTCTTTACCGAAAAGGAAGATGCTATGCAAAGTGCTATTAAAATGGGATGTTCTACTATAGCTCGTACGCATCCAGATTATTTGAACTACCGTGTTTTGATTACTCTTTTTGGAGGATATTTCGGAAGTCGCCTTATGTCTAACATACGAGAAGAGAAAGGGTATACTTATGGTATATCTGCCGGAACTTCTTTTTATCCTGGAACAGGATTGCTGCTAGTGAGCACTGAAGCCGCCAATGAGTATGTTGAAGCAGTTGTAAGTGAAGTGTATCATGAGATCGATTTGTTGCAAAATGAACTTGTATCCGAGCAAGAGTTATCAATGGTAAAAAATTACATGTTGGGAGAAATGTGTCGTAATTATGAATCGGCTTTTTCATTATCGGATGCTTGGATTTTTATTCAAACCAACAAATTGGAAAATAATTATTTTTCTCGTTCATTGCAAGCGGTAAAGGAGGTTACTGCTACTGACATTAGAGATTTGGCTTGTCGCTATTTGTGTAAAGAGAATTTAAAAGAGGTGATAGCAGGTAAAAAGATGCTATAAAATGCGCCTTCTGGTAGTGCTCTTTTGGATATAAATTGTATTTTTGTGACATTAGTAATTAGAAAACACCTGTAATTAGATGAGATATTTATACACCGCATTTTTCTTATTGTTTTTTTCGACCGCAACTATTCACGCTCAGGGTATTGGGGGATTCTTTAACAACATTATTAATTCTTTTTCGGGAGAAGTTAAAATAGGTAACTATACTTTTAAAGATGGCTCTGTTTATACAGGAGAACTTAAAGGACATAAACCTAATGGGAAGGGGAAAACAATCTTTAAAAATGGTGATATATATGAAGGTGAATATGTAAAAGGAAAGCGTCAGGGATATGGTGTATATACATTCCCTGATGGAGAAAAATATGAAGGGCAATGGTTTCAGAATCAGCAGCATGGTAAGGGCACTTATTATTTTTTGAATAACAATCGCTATACAGGCATGTGGTTTCAGGATTTTCAGCAGGGAGCGGGAACTATGTATTATCATAATGGTGATGTGTATAAAGGAAACTGGATTAAGGATAAACGTGAGGGAAAAGGTTCTTATACTTGGAAAAACGGCTCAAAGTATGTGGGCATGTGGAAAGGTGATAAGAAGAATGGAGAAGGAGAGTTGACTTGGAATGATGGTTGCAAATACAGCGGTAATTGGAAGAATGACACACGTGATGGCAAAGGTACTTTTGAATATGCCAATGGTGATAAATATACGGGCGATTGGATGGAAGACGCACAACATGGTAAAGGTGTTTATGTTTTTCATACTGGCGATAGATATGAGGGATCGTATATAGAGGGCGAACGTACGGGATCGGGTATTTATTATCATGCTAATGGTGATAAATATGTGGGTCAATTTAAAGATGGCATGCAAGAGGGTAAGGGGACTTTTACTTGGATTACCGGAGCTGTATATGAAGGCGACTGGAGAGAAAATAACCGCAACGGGTATGGCGTATACAAATGGAGCAACGGTGATGTTTATGAAGGAGAATGGAAGGATAACAAGCCCAACGGACAAGGTACTTTGAAGCTTACTGATGGAGCCAAATATAAAGGCGGCTTTGTTGAAGGCTTGGAAGAAGGAAAGGGTGTACAGGAAGATAAGGAGGGAAATCGTTATGAAGGCTTTTTTAAACAAGGCAAAAAGGATGGCCCCTTTGTTATTACTGACAGTTCGGGTAAACTTGTTAGCAAGGGTACTTATAAATATGGAGTATTGCAACACTAAATATAAGATCAGACTTCTCGACTAATAGATCATAACATATATTGTTGTGACCGTAACTTATAATGAAATCAGAATAACTTATAATGAAGTCAATCTACTTGGCTTTCTATGACATGCTTAAACTTTTAGTGATGTAAATAAATATTATGTTATGAAAAAGATTATCTCATATCCTTTATCAGTTCTTTATTATTTTTTGTTTTTTTCTTCTTTACTCATTTTTCATCCCATACAATGGATTTGTTTTAATCTGTTTGGGTATGATGCTCACAAAAAGAGTGTTGATTTATTGAACTTTTTTCTGGTAGCTAATACGTATGTATTAGGAACTACCTATAAATTTGAAAACCTCGATTTACTTCCTCAAAATGTTCCAATAATCATTGCGGCCAATCATCAAAGTTTATATGATATTCCTGCTATTATATGGTTTATGCGTAAGGTACATCCTAAATTTATCAGTAAAAAGGAGTTGGCTAAAGGTATTCCTAGTATTTCGTACAATTTGAATCATGGAGGTTCGGTGGTTATTGATCGTAAAGATCCGAAACAAAGTTTACCCGCTATTAGGAAAATTGCTGAGTATGTGGAAGGTAACAAACGTTCTGTGGTAATCTTTCCGGAAGGAACAAGAAGTAAAACCGGAGAACCGAGACGCTTTGCTGAGACCGGTTTAAAAATCTTGTGCAAGTATGCTCCTTCGGCTTATGTGGTACCATTGACTATCAACAATTCTTGGAAAATGGCTAAGTGGGGCTCTTTCCCTTTAGGGCTAGGCAACAAATTGGTTTTTACTGTGCATCCCCCTATAGAAGTAAAGAGTATGCCTTTCTCTGATTTGTTTGAAACTACGGAAAAAGAAGTGAAAGAAAGTATAATAAAGTAACCTCTTTCCTAATAGATCTATTTATATTCTGTTTGCCATAACTAAAATAGGTATTCTGGTGTTATTATAGAGACAAGAATTTACTTATTAATAAAAAAGAGTTTTAATGGCAATAAAGAACATCCGATTAGAAGTGATGCATTTTTTGGAAAAGAATATAGATAATTTTATTAATCAATATTTAATCCCGGTTGAAAAAATATGGCAACCTACTGATTTCTTACCTGATTCGGAAAAAGATAGTTTTTTTGAGGAGATTACAGAATTGCGTGAATTAGCTAAGGAGTTTCCTTATGACTTTTGGGTGGTATTGGTGGGCGACACCATTACTGAAGAAGCTCTACCAACCTATGAATCTTGGTTATTGGGCGTAGAAGGAGTAGAAAGTGCTGGTAGAGAAGATCGTAACGGGTGGTCTAAGTGGATCAGGCATTGGACAGGAGAGGAGAATCGTCATGGGGATGTGCTTAATAAGTATCTCTATCTATCAGGAAGAGTGAATATGAAGGAGGTGGAACGCACAACGCAATATCTTATAAATGATGGCTTTGATATTGGTACAGGACGTGATCCATACAAGAATTTTGTTTATACAAGTTTTCAAGAATTGGCTACATATATTTCTCATAATGGTATCGCTGAGTTAGCAAAGAAAAATGGGAATGAGAAATTATCGCGTATGTGTAGGCGTATTGCCGGGGATGAAATGAGACATCATACTGCTTATAGTGAATTCGTTAATCGTATTTTTGAAGTAGACCCTAGCGAGATGATGCTGGCTTTTAGTTATATGATGAAACAGAAGATCATTATGCCTGCTCATTTTCTTCGTGAGTCAGGTCAGAAAATGGCTACTGCCTTTGAGCAATTTTCTAATTCAGCACAACGCATCGGGGTATATACTACCACTGACTACATAGACATCATGCAAAAGCTGATAGGAAAATGGAAGATTGATAAAATCTCGGGATTAACTGACGAGGCAGAACGTGCTAGAGATTATTTGATGAAGTTACCTGCACGAATGACAAAAATATCAGAGAGATTGGTTATTCCTACAGATCCACATTTGTTTAAGTGGGTAATGCCAGCTACAAGATAACTATTTATCGAATTTTATAAAGCAAGAAAGAGCATCTATAAAGATGCTCTTTCTTTGTACACCCTCAGGGATTCGAACCCTGGACCCACTGATTAAGAGTCAGTTGCTCTACCAACTGAGCTAAGAGTGCATGATATATGTCAATAAAACAAACTTAAGAATGTACACCCTCAGGGATTCGAACCCTGGACCCACTGATTAAGAGTCAGTTGCTCTACCAACTGAGCTAAGAGTGCATATCTAATTCCTATTTGCGGATGCAAAAGTAGCCTTTTTATTTTATTCAGCCAAGTAATGCTAAGGCTTTTTTCCTTAAAAAATACCCTGTTTATTCAAATTCATAGAGCTCGGAAGCCGTATTACGCTTTAAAGCAAGTAGTTGCACATCCTTGCCGGGGATGACGCCTTTGTTCTTTAATTTCCATTCTACGGTTTTATATGCTAACTCAGGGTGATTATTATCCTTGCTTAGATGGCATAGCCAAATATAACGGAGTTTTTCGGTTATGTTTTCGGCTAGAAAATCTGCCGTTTCTGCGTTACACATATGTCCTCTTGGTCCGGAAATACGTTCTTTTAAGTACGCAGGGTACGCACCCATTCGAAGCATCTCGTCATCATAATTGGCTTCTATGATTAAATAGTTGGCTTGGCAGATGTAATGAGCAGCAATGGGAGTGATCTCTCCAAGGTCAGTGAGAAAAGAAAAAGTTTTCCCGTCTATTTCAATGCAGTAACCTACATTGTCTGTACCGTCGTGGGGGACTTCGAAAGCTGTTATTTTGAAATCTTCTATTTGAGTAGAAGTTTCTTTCTCTAGATAGCGTACAGATGTGGATAGTTTTTCTGTAACACAATAACTTTTATTTATACCTTGATGAGTTAAGGCAGTAGCATAAATAGGAATGTGTAGTTTCTCTCCCAAATTGCCAACTGCTTTAATATGATCAGCGTGGTCATGAGTAACAAATACTCCACGAATGCTGTCCATTGAAATATTTACTTCTTTGAGTGCTCTTTTTATACTACGGATTCCAATACCTGCGTCGATTAATATTCCGTATGTTGCTGTGCCCAGATAATAACAGTTGCCACTACTACCGCTACCAAGGCTTATAAATTTAACTTTCATTTTGTCTAAATTGGATTACTATGATGCTAAAGCTTCTGATATTCCATGCGAATCATCATTATATAATCCTATTTGAATATCTACTGTTTTTGCAATAAAGTGGCGACAAATATACATAAAAACGAGGATATTTAACCCTCGTTTACTTTCTTTTTGTCTATACGTTGAGTTATTTTCGCAAAAACTAGAAGA
This is a stretch of genomic DNA from uncultured Bacteroides sp.. It encodes these proteins:
- a CDS encoding 2-amino-4-hydroxy-6-hydroxymethyldihydropteridine diphosphokinase; translated protein: MPNCIICLGSNDFEKREKLCFARKRLSELFPSVCFADECDTEPISLTNPNWFLNQLASFYTDKEIPEVIVELKDIESKAGRTTADKALEIIKLDIDLLIYGDLVLKPEDMTRQYVIDGVRQLHNNK
- the kdsB gene encoding 3-deoxy-manno-octulosonate cytidylyltransferase — protein: MRFLGIIPARYASTRFPAKPLALLGGKTVIQRVYEQVSGVLDDTCVATDDERIEAVVKAFGGKVVMTSPAHRSGTDRCYEAYRKIGETFDVIVNIQGDEPFIQAEQLEAIKGCFTDKTTQIATLVKPFTAEDTFEALENVNSPKVVLNRNMNALYFSRSIIPFQRNAERMDWLKNHTYYKHIGLYAYRSKVLQEITSLSQSSLEVAESLEQLRWLENGYTIKAGITEVETIGIDTPDDLRRAEEFLLKMNG
- a CDS encoding pitrilysin family protein, which produces MNRTLQPTVYSLEQIDIQRPVEERMPNGVPLNIIHCGKQEVVRLDIVFEGGRWQQERKLQALFTNRMLREGSCTYTSAEIANKLDYYGSWLELSTSMEHSFITLYSLNKYFKETLGIIESLIKEPLFPEKEFSTVVETNIQSFLINSSKVDYQAYRSLMMNVFGEEHPCGKMVSEQDYRTINTNSLRDFYERYYHSEGCRLFISGLVTDEILNEINRAFGRETFGKKKLFLADRKEYTIHTSPEKRFFTEKEDAMQSAIKMGCSTIARTHPDYLNYRVLITLFGGYFGSRLMSNIREEKGYTYGISAGTSFYPGTGLLLVSTEAANEYVEAVVSEVYHEIDLLQNELVSEQELSMVKNYMLGEMCRNYESAFSLSDAWIFIQTNKLENNYFSRSLQAVKEVTATDIRDLACRYLCKENLKEVIAGKKML
- a CDS encoding phosphatidylinositol-4-phosphate 5-kinase codes for the protein MRYLYTAFFLLFFSTATIHAQGIGGFFNNIINSFSGEVKIGNYTFKDGSVYTGELKGHKPNGKGKTIFKNGDIYEGEYVKGKRQGYGVYTFPDGEKYEGQWFQNQQHGKGTYYFLNNNRYTGMWFQDFQQGAGTMYYHNGDVYKGNWIKDKREGKGSYTWKNGSKYVGMWKGDKKNGEGELTWNDGCKYSGNWKNDTRDGKGTFEYANGDKYTGDWMEDAQHGKGVYVFHTGDRYEGSYIEGERTGSGIYYHANGDKYVGQFKDGMQEGKGTFTWITGAVYEGDWRENNRNGYGVYKWSNGDVYEGEWKDNKPNGQGTLKLTDGAKYKGGFVEGLEEGKGVQEDKEGNRYEGFFKQGKKDGPFVITDSSGKLVSKGTYKYGVLQH
- a CDS encoding lysophospholipid acyltransferase family protein, yielding MKKIISYPLSVLYYFLFFSSLLIFHPIQWICFNLFGYDAHKKSVDLLNFFLVANTYVLGTTYKFENLDLLPQNVPIIIAANHQSLYDIPAIIWFMRKVHPKFISKKELAKGIPSISYNLNHGGSVVIDRKDPKQSLPAIRKIAEYVEGNKRSVVIFPEGTRSKTGEPRRFAETGLKILCKYAPSAYVVPLTINNSWKMAKWGSFPLGLGNKLVFTVHPPIEVKSMPFSDLFETTEKEVKESIIK
- a CDS encoding acyl-ACP desaturase, encoding MAIKNIRLEVMHFLEKNIDNFINQYLIPVEKIWQPTDFLPDSEKDSFFEEITELRELAKEFPYDFWVVLVGDTITEEALPTYESWLLGVEGVESAGREDRNGWSKWIRHWTGEENRHGDVLNKYLYLSGRVNMKEVERTTQYLINDGFDIGTGRDPYKNFVYTSFQELATYISHNGIAELAKKNGNEKLSRMCRRIAGDEMRHHTAYSEFVNRIFEVDPSEMMLAFSYMMKQKIIMPAHFLRESGQKMATAFEQFSNSAQRIGVYTTTDYIDIMQKLIGKWKIDKISGLTDEAERARDYLMKLPARMTKISERLVIPTDPHLFKWVMPATR
- a CDS encoding MBL fold metallo-hydrolase, which gives rise to MKVKFISLGSGSSGNCYYLGTATYGILIDAGIGIRSIKRALKEVNISMDSIRGVFVTHDHADHIKAVGNLGEKLHIPIYATALTHQGINKSYCVTEKLSTSVRYLEKETSTQIEDFKITAFEVPHDGTDNVGYCIEIDGKTFSFLTDLGEITPIAAHYICQANYLIIEANYDDEMLRMGAYPAYLKERISGPRGHMCNAETADFLAENITEKLRYIWLCHLSKDNNHPELAYKTVEWKLKNKGVIPGKDVQLLALKRNTASELYEFE